The genomic region AGAAGAGGAAATCGAGCTAGCACGGCAGATCAAGCGCGGTGGACCGGAGGGCGAGCGAGCCCTTGAGAAGCTTGTGAAAGCCAACTTGCGCTTCGTCGTCAGTGTAGCGAAGCAGTACCAGAACCAGGGACTTTCGCTCGGAGATCTCATCAACGAGGGCAACCTTGGGCTCATCAAGGCAGCCCGTCGGTTCGACGAGACACGCGGCTTCAAGTTCATCTCCTACGCCGTGTGGTGGATACGGCAGTCCATCCTGCAGGCATTGGCGGAACAGGCCCGTCTGATTCGCCTGCCACTCAACCGAGTCGGGGCACTAAACAAGATCAGCCGCAAGTACAGCGAGCTCGAGCAGATCTATGAGCGAGAGCCTACCCCGGCTGAGCTGGCACAAGAGCTGGACATGAACCCCGAAGAAGTCGCTGAAACCCTACGCCTGGCTGGCAGGCACCTCTCCGTTGATGCCCCATTTGTACAGGGCGAAGACAGCCGCTTACTGGACATCCTGCCCAACGAGGATGAACCCGACCCCGACGAGCCAACGATGCAGGAATCGCTGCGGCAGGAGATCCGGGCACTGCTCAACCGCTTACCGAAGCGTGAAGCAGAGATCCTCCGCTACTCCTTCGGCCTGGACGGCTATCCGCAGCTGACGATAGAAGAGATTGG from Candidatus Kapaibacterium sp. harbors:
- a CDS encoding RNA polymerase sigma factor RpoD/SigA, yielding MRITKQYTNRESPSLDRYLQEIGKYELLTPEEEIELARQIKRGGPEGERALEKLVKANLRFVVSVAKQYQNQGLSLGDLINEGNLGLIKAARRFDETRGFKFISYAVWWIRQSILQALAEQARLIRLPLNRVGALNKISRKYSELEQIYEREPTPAELAQELDMNPEEVAETLRLAGRHLSVDAPFVQGEDSRLLDILPNEDEPDPDEPTMQESLRQEIRALLNRLPKREAEILRYSFGLDGYPQLTIEEIGEKFNLTRERVRQIREKALRRLKHMRQVQELRIYLG